Proteins from a single region of Raphanus sativus cultivar WK10039 unplaced genomic scaffold, ASM80110v3 Scaffold0855, whole genome shotgun sequence:
- the LOC108842245 gene encoding V-type proton ATPase subunit c1 has product MSTFSGDETAPFFGFLGAAAALVFSCMGAAYGTAKSGVGVASMGVMRPELVMKSIVPVVMAGVLGIYGLIIAVIISTGINPKAKSYYLFDGYAHLSSGLACGLAGLSAGMAIGIVGDAGVRANAQQPKLFVGMILILIFAEALALYGLIVGIILSSRAGQSRAE; this is encoded by the exons atGTCTACCTTCAGCGGCGATGAAACAGCTCCTTTCTTCGGCTTCCTCGGCGCTGCAGCCGCACTCGTCTTCTCCT GTATGGGAGCTGCTTATGGAACGGCAAAGAGTGGTGTTGGTGTGGCGTCTATGGGAGTGATGAGGCCAGAGTTGGTCATGAAGTCCATTGTCCCTGTGGTTATGGCTGGTGTCTTGGGTATTTACGGTTTGATTATTGCTGTTATCATCAGTACCGGTATTAACCCCAAGGCTAAGTCTTACTACCTCTTCGATGGATACGCTCACCTCTCCTCTGGTCTTGCTTGTGGTCTTGCTGGTCTTTCCGCTGGAATGGCCATTGGGATCGTCGGTGATGCCGGTGTCAG GGCAAATGCTCAGCAGCCTAAGCTCTTTGTTGGTATGATTCTTATCCTTATCTTCGCAGAAGCGCTTGCTCTTTACGGGCTTATTGTAGGAATCATCCTCTCCTCTAGAGCTGGCCAGTCTAGAGCTGAATGA
- the LOC130503196 gene encoding probable ribosome-binding factor A, chloroplastic: protein MANVFHAHQSRLFFPLHPPISTVRSKTQGFHFPQSTAPGSLRTNLSVRQRSVKCMANPRRVKMVAKQIMRELSDMLLTDTVLQHAVLPEAALGADRYLSSLTTISDVEVSNDLQIVKVYVSVFGDDRGKDVAIAGLKSKAKYVRSELGKRMKLRLTPEVRFIEDESMERGSRVIAILDKIKAEKGSEGGPETSDSPEDDQEWGVDDPDEDIIYVK from the exons ATGGCTAACGTGTTCCATGCGCACCAGTCTCGCTTATTCTTCCCCCTCCATCCTCCAATCTCCACCGTACGTTCAAAGACGCAGGGTTTCCACTTCCCGCAATCAACGGCTCCGGGTAGCCTCCGTACGAACCTATCCGTGCGCCAGAGGAGCGTAAAGTGTATGGCGAACCCGAGGCGGGTAAAGATGGTGGCTAAGCAGATAATGAGGGAGCTCTCCGACATGCTTCTCACAGACACTGTATTGCAACACGCCGTGTTGCCTGAAGCAGCTCTTGGAGCCGACCGATACCTCTCTTCTCTCACCACCATCAGCGATGTCGAGGTCTCCAACGATTTGCAG ATTGTGAAGGTATATGTATCAGTGTTTGGAGATGATAGAGGGAAAGACGTTGCGATTGCAGGGTTGAAATCGAAAGCTAAGTACGTTAGGAGTGAGCTCGGGAAGCGAATGAAGTTGAGACTGACGCCTGAGGTCAGATTCATTGAGGATGAATCCATGGAAAGAGGAAGCAGA GTAATAGCGATACTAGACAAAATTAAAGCTGAGAAAGGAAGCGAAGGAGGGCCAGAAACATCTGATTCACCAGAGGATGATCAAGAATGGGGCGTGGATGACCCCGACGAAGACATCATCTATGTAAAGTAA